In Dyadobacter sp. NIV53, a single window of DNA contains:
- the dnaG gene encoding DNA primase produces the protein MRINPETVDRIKLATDIVEVVGDFVSLKKKGANYSACCPFHNEKTPSFNVNPVRQIYKCFGCGAAGDSIKFVMDVDGIGYGEALRYLANKYNIEIEEEEVTNEEAARQNARESLYIILNFAKNFYQQQLHQSDEGLAVGLSYFKERGFNNEIQKKFELGYSLDNWDAFSKHALEKGYTSELLEKAGLLIHKEGSNATDRQSRGYDRFRGRVIFPIHNVAGKTIAFGARILKSDKNQPKYLNSPETEVYHKSDILYGIFQAKNAIRQQELCYLVEGYTDVVSLHQAGIENVVASSGTSLTIEQIKLIGRFTPNITILYDGDAAGIKAALRGLDLVLEEGLNVSIVLFPDGDDPDSYVRKVGAEAFKDYLRKASKDFITFKTETLLQDAGNDPFKLATVIGDVVNSIIKIPDAIKRQVFFHRTSEMMKVDEQMLITEGNKLLRKLHAQKPQERSSRSANNVPNGPGDLNGMRAGRQSANSGPDHNPFDGPPSDGSPFDGPPEGLFEPSFQEDDQALQRSKLYYQEEAFIRLLVLHGTRELEPNITVCQYVLGEIQGIEFKDPIFGHLLTLFRENFNQNNLLSTSYFKNHREAEIRELTITWMSSRHELSELWLSKFEIYVPFETDVLDKTAFNNILRLKKEFIEEKMHLCMQQQKNAKSEEEQMSIMQEFLHYKEISMAAARDLGRVVG, from the coding sequence ATGCGCATCAATCCCGAAACGGTAGACCGAATTAAGTTAGCCACTGATATTGTAGAAGTGGTAGGGGATTTTGTGTCTTTAAAAAAGAAAGGTGCGAATTATTCTGCATGCTGTCCTTTTCACAATGAAAAAACTCCTTCTTTTAACGTAAATCCGGTTCGCCAGATATATAAATGTTTTGGTTGTGGCGCAGCAGGCGATTCTATCAAGTTCGTTATGGATGTGGATGGAATCGGATATGGTGAGGCTTTGCGGTATCTGGCCAATAAGTACAATATTGAAATAGAGGAAGAGGAGGTTACCAATGAAGAAGCTGCACGCCAGAATGCACGTGAAAGCCTTTATATTATTCTCAATTTTGCAAAAAACTTTTATCAGCAACAGCTTCATCAAAGTGACGAAGGACTTGCAGTAGGATTAAGTTATTTCAAAGAGAGGGGTTTTAATAATGAAATACAGAAAAAATTTGAACTTGGGTACAGCCTTGACAACTGGGACGCTTTTTCAAAACATGCACTTGAAAAAGGATATACATCCGAACTGCTCGAAAAAGCCGGCCTGCTGATCCATAAAGAAGGAAGTAATGCTACTGACCGCCAGTCCCGAGGTTATGACCGTTTTCGGGGGCGGGTCATATTTCCGATCCATAATGTTGCAGGAAAAACAATTGCTTTCGGCGCCCGGATTCTTAAATCTGATAAAAACCAGCCTAAATATCTTAATTCGCCTGAAACGGAGGTTTATCATAAAAGTGATATTCTATACGGAATATTTCAGGCTAAAAATGCCATACGCCAGCAGGAACTTTGCTATCTGGTAGAGGGCTATACTGATGTTGTTTCGTTGCATCAGGCGGGTATTGAGAATGTGGTTGCTTCTTCGGGAACTTCGCTTACGATAGAACAGATTAAACTTATTGGCCGTTTTACTCCCAATATTACCATACTTTATGATGGCGATGCGGCCGGAATAAAAGCGGCATTACGCGGATTGGATCTGGTATTGGAGGAGGGGCTGAATGTAAGTATTGTGCTTTTTCCGGATGGAGACGATCCGGACAGTTATGTGCGGAAAGTTGGTGCAGAAGCTTTTAAGGATTATCTGCGCAAAGCTTCAAAAGACTTTATCACTTTCAAAACCGAAACATTATTACAAGACGCCGGTAATGATCCTTTCAAACTGGCAACCGTAATTGGCGATGTTGTCAATAGTATTATTAAAATTCCGGATGCTATTAAGCGGCAGGTTTTCTTTCATCGTACTTCTGAAATGATGAAAGTGGATGAGCAGATGCTCATTACAGAAGGAAACAAACTGCTTCGGAAACTTCATGCGCAGAAACCTCAGGAACGCAGCAGCCGGTCGGCGAATAATGTTCCCAATGGCCCTGGTGATCTGAATGGAATGCGTGCAGGCAGGCAATCTGCTAATTCAGGACCAGACCATAATCCGTTTGACGGGCCGCCGTCTGACGGATCTCCATTTGATGGACCACCGGAAGGATTGTTTGAACCTTCATTTCAGGAAGATGACCAGGCTCTTCAGCGCTCAAAATTATATTATCAGGAAGAAGCTTTTATCAGGCTGCTGGTTCTGCACGGAACCAGGGAACTTGAACCTAATATAACAGTATGCCAGTATGTTTTGGGAGAAATACAGGGAATAGAGTTCAAAGATCCTATTTTCGGTCATCTTCTGACATTGTTCAGGGAGAATTTCAATCAAAATAATTTATTGTCTACAAGCTATTTCAAAAATCACCGGGAGGCCGAAATCAGGGAATTAACGATTACCTGGATGAGCAGCAGACATGAACTTAGTGAACTGTGGCTTTCCAAATTTGAAATTTATGTTCCGTTTGAAACTGATGTATTAGATAAAACTGCTTTTAACAATATACTGAGGCTTAAAAAGGAGTTTATTGAAGAAAAGATGCATTTGTGCATGCAACAGCAAAAAAATGCGAAATCTGAGGAAGAACAGATGTCTATTATGCAGGAGTTTCTTCACTATAAAGAGATAAGTATGGCAGCTGCGAGAGATTTAGGCAGGGTAGTTGGTTAA
- a CDS encoding YpdA family putative bacillithiol disulfide reductase, with protein MHIYDVIVIGGGPCGLAMGIELAKGGLDYLILEKGNLTESIRRYPRRMRFFSTAENIEIGGIPFAISEVKANRTEALQYYRKVAGYYHLNFKLFVDVDRAEKQPDGTFLIYSNDGQIFQSKKVVLSTGYFDVPRMLNVPGENLPHVSHYYDEPFQYSFTNVVLVGGSNSSVEAALELYRHDAHVTIVHKEADFRTKVKYWLVPDVKNRVKEGKIHTRFNSITKAIEPGRMQIENIETGETEWIPADFVFLLVGYLPDEHLLFRCGVALDPATKVPTFDPETFETNVEGLYLCGTVMAGVFTEKIFIENGRDHAAAISDHLLGKEVRKVKELIDRI; from the coding sequence ATGCATATCTACGACGTTATTGTTATTGGTGGCGGCCCTTGCGGGCTGGCAATGGGAATTGAGCTTGCTAAGGGTGGTTTGGATTATTTGATTTTAGAAAAAGGAAATCTCACTGAATCTATTCGTCGTTATCCGAGAAGAATGCGCTTCTTTTCTACTGCCGAAAATATTGAGATTGGAGGCATTCCGTTTGCCATTTCCGAAGTAAAAGCAAACCGTACCGAAGCGTTGCAATATTACCGGAAAGTGGCAGGTTATTACCATCTCAATTTTAAACTTTTTGTGGATGTTGACCGGGCAGAAAAACAACCTGATGGTACTTTCCTGATCTACTCCAATGACGGACAGATTTTCCAGTCAAAAAAAGTAGTACTATCAACCGGCTACTTTGATGTGCCGCGGATGCTGAACGTACCTGGCGAAAATCTGCCGCACGTTTCACATTATTACGATGAACCATTCCAGTACTCTTTTACCAATGTAGTTTTGGTTGGCGGTTCCAATTCATCCGTAGAAGCTGCGCTCGAATTGTATCGTCATGATGCACATGTAACTATTGTACATAAAGAAGCAGATTTCCGTACCAAAGTAAAATACTGGCTGGTTCCTGATGTCAAAAACCGTGTAAAGGAAGGAAAAATCCACACCAGGTTCAATAGTATTACCAAAGCGATCGAACCCGGACGGATGCAGATCGAAAATATAGAAACAGGTGAAACAGAATGGATTCCTGCTGATTTCGTGTTTTTGCTTGTTGGTTATTTACCCGACGAACACTTGCTTTTCCGTTGCGGCGTAGCACTTGATCCGGCCACTAAAGTCCCGACTTTTGACCCGGAAACTTTTGAAACAAATGTTGAAGGTTTGTATTTATGCGGAACTGTTATGGCCGGTGTTTTTACTGAAAAAATATTTATTGAAAACGGCCGCGATCACGCAGCCGCCATTTCTGATCATTTATTGGGTAAAGAAGTAAGGAAAGTGAAAGAACTGATTGACAGGATATAA
- a CDS encoding YtxH domain-containing protein: protein MNKDQKFLIGAVAALLTGISIGLLVAPKSGKESRKLIKHKATDLGDTAKDKYEKSLEELSILADKLKEGFLKNVSTVKDKAGSVAETVNDKVRSVVNNA, encoded by the coding sequence ATGAACAAGGATCAAAAATTTCTAATAGGAGCGGTAGCAGCATTATTAACTGGTATTTCAATAGGACTTTTAGTGGCTCCAAAAAGTGGTAAAGAATCACGTAAGCTTATTAAACATAAAGCAACTGATCTGGGCGATACGGCAAAAGATAAATATGAAAAAAGCCTTGAAGAATTATCTATTCTTGCCGATAAATTAAAAGAAGGTTTTCTTAAAAACGTTAGCACGGTAAAGGACAAAGCAGGTTCGGTTGCTGAAACTGTTAATGACAAAGTTCGCAGCGTAGTTAATAACGCATAA
- a CDS encoding LysR family transcriptional regulator: MLDFRLKVFYTVAQTLNFNRAAEQLNISQPAVTKHIKELEQLYVTTLFDRTRKHIVLTKSGEVLLQHAHLIFEQYQKLEFDLNLLPEQNGRDIAHWCQYYHCSVCYSRLSGSFSPAFSGY, from the coding sequence ATGCTTGACTTTCGCCTCAAAGTTTTTTACACCGTTGCCCAGACCTTGAACTTTAACCGGGCAGCGGAGCAGCTTAATATCAGTCAGCCCGCTGTTACAAAGCATATTAAAGAACTGGAACAGCTATATGTCACCACACTTTTTGATCGCACCAGAAAGCATATTGTTCTGACGAAATCAGGGGAAGTTCTGTTGCAACATGCCCATCTTATTTTCGAACAGTACCAAAAGCTGGAATTTGACCTTAATCTGCTTCCAGAACAAAACGGAAGGGACATTGCACATTGGTGCCAGTACTACCATTGCTCAGTATGTTATTCCCGCTTATCTGGCTCATTTTCACCAGCGTTTTCCGGATATTAA
- a CDS encoding oxidoreductase, with product MSIRFNKISLHFLVLTMFISGFSFPAIAQWKILDIKTTINMRGIHAVSSNVCWIGGSQGTVLRTTNGGHSWTTLKVPGGDSLDFRDIHAFDKQTAVAMSAGEAQNGKARIYRTENGGETWVLVYQSTQTGVFLDGIDFWDKDKGICLGDPIGGRLFILTTEDNGKSWQELPFENRPVGEPGEASFAASGTSILTNGKGNVFIGTGGSKKARVFRSEDYGRSWKVSETPLAAGVTSGIFGLRFWSKKSGIAVGGDYKKTTDSTLNVLTTDDGGITWELEKNMTKPAGLKECVAIYHKTNATWNGDTQIRADNYALIAVGPSGSSSSVDRGKTWRSIGKEPFHAVSFAGNVGFAVGGKGLIGKIDKVSTKKNKRKIKFVED from the coding sequence ATGTCTATACGTTTCAATAAAATCAGTCTGCATTTTCTGGTTTTAACAATGTTCATTTCAGGATTTTCTTTTCCAGCCATTGCCCAATGGAAAATTCTTGATATTAAAACGACTATTAATATGCGTGGTATCCATGCTGTTTCGTCTAATGTTTGTTGGATTGGAGGCAGTCAGGGCACTGTTTTAAGAACTACTAATGGCGGACATTCGTGGACTACCCTCAAAGTTCCGGGAGGCGATTCTCTCGACTTTCGTGATATCCATGCTTTTGATAAACAGACTGCCGTTGCTATGAGTGCAGGAGAAGCACAGAATGGGAAAGCACGAATTTACCGTACGGAAAATGGTGGAGAAACATGGGTTCTTGTATATCAATCTACACAAACTGGGGTATTTCTGGATGGTATAGACTTTTGGGATAAAGATAAAGGAATCTGCCTTGGTGATCCCATAGGCGGTCGTTTATTCATACTTACCACAGAAGACAACGGGAAATCCTGGCAGGAATTACCGTTTGAAAACCGTCCGGTCGGGGAGCCGGGAGAAGCCAGTTTTGCAGCAAGCGGGACGTCTATTTTGACCAATGGAAAAGGAAATGTTTTTATAGGAACGGGAGGAAGTAAAAAAGCACGTGTATTCCGCTCAGAAGATTATGGAAGATCCTGGAAAGTTTCAGAAACACCACTTGCAGCAGGAGTAACAAGCGGTATTTTCGGACTTCGGTTCTGGTCTAAAAAGAGTGGTATTGCGGTAGGAGGTGATTATAAAAAAACAACCGATTCTACATTAAATGTGCTTACAACTGATGATGGTGGAATAACCTGGGAACTGGAAAAGAATATGACCAAGCCTGCCGGATTGAAAGAATGCGTTGCCATTTACCATAAAACCAACGCAACATGGAACGGTGATACGCAGATCCGCGCAGATAACTATGCGCTTATTGCAGTAGGCCCGTCAGGAAGCAGCTCTTCGGTTGACCGTGGTAAAACCTGGCGATCAATTGGCAAAGAACCTTTCCATGCCGTAAGTTTTGCAGGAAATGTAGGTTTTGCAGTTGGAGGAAAAGGTTTGATAGGTAAAATTGATAAGGTTTCCACCAAGAAAAATAAAAGGAAAATCAAGTTTGTAGAAGATTAA
- a CDS encoding aminodeoxychorismate synthase component I produces the protein MTDAIRTFASNLNDWGKRKIPFVFIVDYLAEKPVAWKLEDVNPDEILFDLNGFRNYPNNGNGREVLDFTFQKFPVSFSEYQKRFRYVVENLKAGNSFLVNLSVPTPIETNLSLPDIFKSSEAPYRFWYKDQFVCFSPEIFIRIQENRISSFPMKGTIDASIPDAENVILNDPKEAAEHATIVDLIRNDLSMVAEKVWVEKYRYIDLIQTNEKTLLQVSSEIAGILPEDFGGKFGDLLLKLLPAGSITGAPKPSTQKIIKNAEGYERGYYTGVMGYFDGENFESAVMIRYIENQEGNLIFKSGGGITALSKAEDEYQELIDKVYLPFPNTINALH, from the coding sequence TTGACAGACGCAATCAGGACATTTGCCAGCAACCTCAATGATTGGGGGAAACGGAAAATTCCGTTTGTTTTCATTGTCGATTATCTGGCTGAGAAACCGGTTGCCTGGAAGTTGGAAGATGTAAATCCGGATGAAATTTTATTTGATCTGAATGGTTTTCGGAATTATCCAAATAATGGAAACGGCAGAGAAGTGCTGGATTTTACTTTTCAAAAATTTCCGGTCTCATTTTCAGAATATCAGAAAAGGTTCAGGTACGTTGTTGAAAATTTGAAAGCAGGAAATTCATTTTTGGTCAATCTTTCAGTACCGACACCGATAGAGACAAATTTAAGCTTGCCTGATATCTTTAAAAGCAGTGAGGCGCCTTATCGTTTTTGGTATAAAGATCAGTTTGTTTGTTTTTCTCCCGAAATATTTATTCGTATTCAGGAAAACCGGATTTCTTCATTTCCAATGAAAGGTACTATCGATGCTTCCATTCCTGACGCGGAAAATGTGATATTAAACGATCCGAAAGAAGCTGCCGAACATGCCACGATTGTAGATTTGATCCGTAACGATCTGAGTATGGTTGCTGAAAAGGTTTGGGTTGAAAAATATCGTTATATTGATCTTATTCAAACCAATGAAAAAACACTTTTGCAGGTCAGTTCAGAAATAGCCGGAATTTTACCGGAAGATTTTGGCGGAAAATTTGGTGATTTACTTTTGAAATTATTGCCGGCCGGGTCAATTACGGGTGCGCCAAAACCCAGTACACAGAAAATAATCAAAAATGCAGAAGGTTATGAACGTGGATATTACACAGGTGTAATGGGTTATTTTGACGGTGAAAATTTTGAAAGTGCAGTGATGATACGTTATATAGAAAATCAGGAAGGAAATCTGATATTTAAGAGTGGCGGAGGAATTACGGCTTTAAGTAAAGCAGAAGACGAATACCAGGAATTAATTGACAAAGTGTATCTTCCATTTCCAAATACTATAAATGCTTTGCATTGA
- a CDS encoding DUF4136 domain-containing protein: MKTYIVILFVASCWLTGCQPSYQLLKSEKEDGFRLSDYPTFGFYDIEVSGDTSSKTFETNVGIIKEAIARNLQQKGLNEAQDPALKINIALSVREEVQTRQTDFRTDGLPRYMGQRRYSWKSEEVPVRKYKEGTILIDFVDLTNNKMVWRGGSQGILPKSKDFSDKVNQVMNDIFKKIPN, translated from the coding sequence ATGAAAACTTACATAGTCATTTTATTCGTTGCCAGTTGTTGGCTTACAGGCTGTCAGCCTTCTTACCAACTTCTTAAATCTGAAAAAGAAGACGGTTTCCGGTTATCGGATTATCCCACATTCGGCTTTTATGACATAGAGGTCAGTGGCGATACTTCTTCTAAAACTTTTGAAACAAATGTCGGTATTATTAAAGAAGCTATTGCAAGAAATTTACAGCAAAAAGGCTTGAACGAAGCACAAGATCCGGCGCTAAAAATTAACATTGCTTTATCGGTAAGAGAAGAAGTACAAACCCGTCAGACTGACTTTCGTACAGACGGGTTACCCCGTTACATGGGTCAAAGGAGATATTCCTGGAAAAGCGAAGAAGTGCCGGTAAGAAAATACAAAGAGGGTACAATACTGATTGATTTTGTAGACCTCACCAATAATAAAATGGTCTGGCGAGGCGGAAGCCAGGGGATTCTGCCAAAGAGTAAGGATTTTTCGGATAAGGTCAATCAGGTTATGAATGACATTTTTAAGAAAATCCCCAATTAA
- a CDS encoding oligosaccharide flippase family protein has translation MKFITSFYYSLGTKIVSLLILLISRILTARILGPADLGSVGNALNFASIISRWGSLGIAPAIQFTNSKFPQQKNTLFIYAILSSVLIGIINLIFLLYFQNEILDWQFKSDTNAQLVYLRFFPFLPLIMLSMTLPILLLGSGKIKEYSFTQILPLFLQTVIIAALYFSPKSLDLIIWAQVIYWISTIVTALIFISFKNFRYRFDKDLLIIFVRYSLNAWPQVILQFGIARFAVLIGSQYLSNKDLGYYILASNLSESFLVINTSLTPLIFNKIASQGSNTRLLSISLRFTVILLFPILFITLLFGKPVFIYFFGIEFGKTWDLLLLLLISVLFHSLGRICSNYLAASGKNMIVSGIQLLQLALLAIVCSFACPSFGVSGLSYASICASATGFILCLLMILKVRERKFRNLFSLHNWQGRFEHDFSDNRNPE, from the coding sequence ATGAAATTCATCACTTCCTTTTATTACTCACTTGGGACTAAGATCGTTTCTCTACTTATTTTGCTAATATCCAGGATATTAACAGCTCGAATACTCGGCCCTGCCGATTTAGGTTCTGTTGGAAATGCTTTGAATTTTGCATCAATCATCAGCCGATGGGGATCATTGGGAATTGCACCAGCCATCCAATTCACCAATAGTAAATTTCCACAGCAAAAAAACACCTTATTCATTTATGCAATTTTGTCTTCTGTTTTAATAGGAATAATTAATCTGATTTTTCTGCTTTATTTCCAAAATGAAATACTGGACTGGCAGTTCAAGTCTGATACAAATGCACAATTGGTGTATCTAAGGTTTTTTCCATTTCTGCCTTTGATCATGCTGTCGATGACATTACCGATTTTATTATTAGGATCTGGTAAGATCAAAGAATATTCCTTTACCCAAATTCTGCCATTATTCCTGCAAACGGTTATTATAGCCGCTTTATACTTTTCACCAAAATCATTGGATCTTATTATTTGGGCACAAGTCATATATTGGATTTCAACGATTGTTACGGCACTTATTTTTATCAGCTTTAAGAATTTCAGATATCGGTTTGATAAAGATCTGTTGATCATTTTTGTGAGATATTCATTAAATGCATGGCCACAGGTAATTCTGCAATTTGGAATTGCCCGTTTTGCAGTTCTGATAGGCAGTCAGTATTTAAGTAATAAAGATCTGGGATATTACATTTTAGCTTCCAATCTTTCCGAGTCATTTCTTGTAATCAATACTTCTTTAACACCACTTATTTTTAACAAAATTGCTTCACAAGGATCGAACACCAGACTTTTAAGTATATCGTTACGATTTACGGTTATATTACTTTTTCCGATTTTATTCATTACGCTTCTATTTGGCAAGCCAGTCTTCATTTACTTCTTCGGAATTGAATTTGGTAAAACCTGGGATCTTTTATTGCTATTACTTATATCAGTTTTGTTCCATAGCCTTGGAAGAATTTGTTCAAATTATCTGGCCGCATCAGGTAAAAATATGATTGTATCGGGGATTCAATTGCTGCAATTAGCATTATTAGCAATTGTTTGCTCGTTTGCTTGCCCTTCATTTGGTGTTTCAGGCCTTTCTTATGCAAGTATATGCGCTTCTGCAACCGGGTTTATTCTTTGTTTACTAATGATACTAAAAGTACGAGAAAGGAAATTCAGAAATCTTTTCTCTCTTCATAATTGGCAGGGAAGATTTGAACATGATTTTTCAGATAATAGGAATCCGGAATAA
- a CDS encoding TerC family protein: MESLLTIDALISFLTLTLLEVVLGIDNIIFITIVAGKLPVDQRKKAQNNGLLIALVLRVALLFAISWVIGLKQDLLNVFGHGFSGRDLILLGGGLFLLYSTTKEIHHKLEGEAEHLPSAEAGKSGKGGLSFGNALIQIALLNIIFSFDSVLTAVGLVKEIPIMIAAVVASTFIMIAFAAKIGDFVNNHPSIKILALSFLLMIGTLLVAEAFHYEIPKGYAYFAMAFSFLVELLNMKLDKKVTHPVKLKERLD; this comes from the coding sequence ATGGAATCACTGCTTACTATAGATGCACTAATAAGTTTTTTGACTCTTACCCTGCTCGAAGTAGTGCTCGGTATTGATAACATCATCTTCATTACAATAGTTGCAGGTAAATTACCAGTTGACCAACGCAAGAAAGCCCAGAATAATGGTTTACTGATTGCACTTGTTTTACGTGTTGCATTACTTTTTGCTATTTCGTGGGTAATTGGATTAAAACAAGATTTGCTCAATGTTTTCGGACATGGTTTCAGTGGACGGGATTTGATACTATTAGGAGGAGGGTTGTTCTTATTATATAGTACCACCAAGGAAATTCACCATAAACTCGAAGGGGAAGCGGAACACCTGCCTTCTGCTGAGGCCGGAAAGTCGGGAAAAGGAGGACTTTCGTTTGGAAATGCTCTGATTCAGATTGCATTGCTAAACATCATTTTCTCGTTTGATTCTGTGTTAACTGCCGTTGGGTTAGTAAAAGAGATTCCAATTATGATTGCCGCCGTAGTTGCTTCTACATTTATTATGATCGCTTTCGCGGCTAAAATCGGCGATTTCGTAAATAATCATCCTTCTATTAAAATTTTAGCGCTGTCTTTTTTGTTGATGATTGGTACGCTCCTCGTGGCAGAGGCATTTCACTACGAAATACCTAAGGGTTATGCTTATTTTGCCATGGCTTTTTCATTCCTGGTGGAGCTTTTAAATATGAAACTGGATAAAAAAGTAACTCATCCTGTGAAATTGAAAGAGCGGTTGGATTAA
- a CDS encoding O-antigen ligase, with the protein MVELMTDMCKKALVSIGLVAFTSFLFPEILTIGESTFQSLTVFTFYIYCFISLFTYSHHKLFYVLSLPVLTQFIHIFQKYSFTGGANSLWRLLPFLILNLYLIFFFLKKKNIVTQRSRLFILSWLIVHAFFLLISPNLERIIWGGIILYLFTLPLFFSYLNFTIQAINFQSEIEKHLCVAFIILALGTFGLVFAGAGYKGSDNLLATRNIADTNVTIAYFILIWPFVLRYCTRNSVSQPFKLTMILLLAGVVVFSFSRGAVLIVIPYLLLTTLLTKGFLSLKWILPVLIVSLLYNSAIAEFLEKQDLTYFWKLRFGDMNSLESLLNKLESASGRVEIHQIAYSLFLKSPLTGFGIGSFETLGPGYREAHSIWYTLLAEEGILGTVYIYGVFLALIVFLAKQILKAGKEYTVFLMSILFYLIFKHTVGSVFVILPGKSITVNCIAPILLICIYFYAKSEESILSGHEKSNFTHS; encoded by the coding sequence ATGGTTGAATTAATGACAGACATGTGCAAAAAGGCACTGGTTTCCATAGGTTTAGTTGCTTTTACCAGTTTTCTGTTTCCGGAAATATTAACCATTGGAGAAAGTACTTTTCAGAGTTTAACTGTATTTACTTTTTACATCTATTGTTTTATTTCTCTTTTCACTTATTCACACCATAAATTATTTTATGTTTTGTCCTTGCCTGTACTGACTCAGTTTATTCATATTTTTCAAAAGTATTCATTTACCGGCGGAGCCAATTCTTTATGGAGATTGCTTCCATTTTTAATCCTGAACCTGTATTTAATTTTCTTCTTTTTAAAGAAGAAAAATATTGTTACGCAACGCAGCAGACTATTTATTCTTTCCTGGTTGATTGTCCATGCCTTTTTTCTGCTGATTTCTCCTAATCTTGAAAGAATTATATGGGGCGGAATCATTTTGTATTTGTTCACTTTACCATTATTTTTTTCTTATTTAAACTTTACGATTCAAGCGATTAATTTCCAGTCCGAAATTGAAAAACATTTATGTGTTGCATTCATTATTCTTGCTCTGGGTACGTTCGGACTTGTCTTTGCTGGTGCTGGTTACAAAGGCAGTGACAACCTGCTTGCCACCAGAAATATTGCTGATACTAATGTGACAATCGCTTATTTTATTCTCATATGGCCATTTGTATTGCGTTACTGCACCAGAAACTCAGTTTCGCAACCCTTCAAATTAACCATGATCCTGTTGTTAGCAGGAGTAGTAGTTTTTTCATTTTCCCGCGGTGCAGTTCTGATTGTTATACCTTATTTGTTGCTTACCACATTACTTACCAAAGGTTTCCTTAGCCTGAAATGGATACTTCCAGTTCTGATTGTTAGTCTTTTATACAATTCCGCAATTGCTGAATTTCTTGAAAAGCAGGACCTGACGTACTTCTGGAAGCTTCGTTTTGGTGATATGAATTCTTTGGAATCGCTGTTGAATAAACTGGAGTCAGCAAGTGGAAGAGTAGAAATCCATCAAATAGCCTATTCACTATTTCTAAAAAGCCCGCTGACAGGTTTTGGGATAGGAAGTTTCGAAACACTTGGCCCGGGATATCGCGAGGCGCATTCTATTTGGTATACTTTATTGGCCGAAGAAGGTATTCTCGGTACGGTTTATATTTATGGAGTCTTCCTGGCATTAATTGTATTTCTTGCAAAACAGATATTGAAAGCAGGGAAAGAATATACTGTCTTCTTGATGAGTATTCTTTTTTACCTGATTTTTAAACATACTGTTGGAAGCGTTTTTGTGATTTTACCGGGTAAAAGTATTACAGTCAACTGCATTGCCCCAATCCTTTTAATCTGCATTTATTTTTATGCCAAAAGTGAGGAAAGTATTTTGTCCGGTCATGAAAAAAGCAACTTCACGCATTCATGA